DNA from Daucus carota subsp. sativus chromosome 1, DH1 v3.0, whole genome shotgun sequence:
aaaaaaaaaaaaaaaaaaaaaaaaaaaaaaaaaaaaaaggaggggGTTTATATTATTAACATCAGAGTATGTCCAAGTCTAAATTTagagagtttgaataaattatttttgtctaccttataattacgaaattgtgaaattttatattctctgatttcaCATGTCCACACAcagatttcacaagcacattattgagctatggattttagaacaaactctgatttattgatgaatattcggACACTTATGtttttattctgaggtatttagaaatttattttctatgatttaaatctcagagtttaaaattcgagtgaattgttcttgattttttttaaaatcttgtacatttcaggagttcaaatattcagagaatgtgaagagagtattttcaaacgggtgtattgttagtgggtttacatgaaaaacattttaataggagaacgtgtaatcagccttTATTACTGCGcgtgttttactgcactcatgattactaatatcgtttctccatcccactaactttCATCAACCAGTTGTAttgtgacaggtgtccaagtgaacaaacagcTCATGCGTGTTCAgtgaaacaaaatctgaagagtttttcacttcagattttatttcttatcattcacttatacacttattcacttcttcacttacacatactctctcaacacactcttgctctcttctctctcatattcaaatcttctcacacacatattctcaaacacaatctctggtataatggccactacagcgtttatcttggcaggtgttgaatttgttcccaacaactatgcagccatccttgatactgctgaagccccaagggattatcatccctttcagcgattcttggcacagagtgtcatcggtacagctctcaccgctcctgcaagactttcaggaagccaaatcatcaacttttggaggtcgggtacatatgacaatggtggtgcagatggatcaccatcaattgtgttttcctatgacggggaggagtatgcagttactccagcaacagttcgtcaggcactcaacttgccgGAATATCCTGcatacattacaaatggagatgcaaatctcagaacgatgatgcttgatttggggtactacgaatctctggataaactgggtcagctgaagcgtccatggctcaataaggagtggagctttttctttgattgcattactagagctttccagaagaaatctaccaactgggatgctattccaatggacatgctccaaatcgggtattctctgatctattctactgcttttgattttggtagattagttcttagaaatattggtgaaagaatgcttgagaacaggaacgtcatatatttctcaagattttgtcaattgttgtttaatgccactgttggagaagtggattttgatgctgcagatgagatcaaaccttttaaacttcataaaagggcttttaaggatctcatatctaaagatgagaagagaccagttctcaggcctctgcaaatcccagctccattcagagcaaggctgaaCCTTCCTCAAGAACCACATCAACAGCCTCAACaatctcaaccacaacatcctacctctcccacagtcaccagaaaacccagatcatcaactaccaaaccatccaaatctacaaagtctgatgaccaaccctctactaccaaaaccagaacctctgttgatacacaagttctaaagacaaagtctgataaaccagcaaactctgatgctgcaaactctgatgtcccagtaaactctgaagctgcttctactccaaagcagaaaagaaggaggagacttgttgcagcatatgaatttgatgatcttgaacctgcacaagatgtaaaTCCTGAACCTATTCCTACAACAACAAATGAACCTGCTCAGCCCAGTCCAaaaccagctagattcaaaagaagggcacacaagccaaagagggccaagattccagaatctgaaattactgatttcaccatccaagaagagcaagcaccatccagtTCAATTCCTGATGATTCATCTCAACCTCTGATGGTGgaccctcttcaagctgttcctctaatatctcctacaacatctcctaaagcaacttctacagcatctgcagtagatgaagaaatagcgtgtgatgcacaagctacaactgaagctggagccaCAATGTCTCAAATGTCTGATCCTAAAtctccaatatctgatcatggccattctactccaattcctcattctccaatgaaaatacctgagaatgccattgttcatgatacagctccagagaactacaggtctgatgtagttgatgaaactgacaaagtagctgtggaagTGTTACaaactcttgctcagactggtgaagagcccatcaagtcacagtctgaagATAAAGGAAAATCTGCTCAGGACAATGTGGAGCAAGTTGCAGATCCTGTTCCtgcagatgaaaaagcaaactctgatcctgaggatgatgccagttcagatactgacaaggatgaaaatgCTGAAGTCCCTTTGacacaacagaaatgggagtctactagccagttcaatgccaggctacaaactctgaatacagactctgagccactcccaagggatcttcaggttgatcctccaagtgaagtctgggataaactctggttgagccaccagcattccttggaaacacctaaagctgaagagttcttagctatggcagagaagaaaattacaaactctgatgttatgtcaagcctcaaaggcacaattctctatctaaagacatttcatcctgctcatgcccagacatctaaatcaatagatggtctaagaacagaggtggcaaaggtcaaggagaccaatgaactggaaaagaaaaggaccatcaatcctataaaagaaagtgtacagaagctggtcactgcaaatgaatctctggaccagaggatgaccttgattgaatcaaatcaagaaaagatgtcaaaGCAGCTGGAAGCTATCCAAacatcactttctctgatcacatcaattctgattcctgatgaggatgatgccaaaaagggggagagagtagctcaagtcaaatgcaagtctactactcaaactctgaaaaggaagaaaaaggatgatgatgatgatgctgatgacttcacaaagcacaagagatttcaggcAGGAACTGGaagaagagtttcaaactctgacagttcaaaacctaagcaaagttcaaagtctgttccagtcccaacacacaatgtcacatctgggtcAAAGCAGAGACCATTGGCTGGATCAGAtcaaccaatgactgatgaagaacttgctaagttaatttttgaacaagaaaatccagaagccaatttggacttggagttgattgctgcagaagaagaagaactaaagaaagaacatgctgaagcaataaagtcaggaaaaatccaaaagcctgcaaaatcaactgccagaccaaaggaaaaagggatactgatcaaagaagctactgttgctgatcagagtttaccagtcaaaaaggtattctctgaagatgaatatacaactaaaggaaaaagcaaagtagatgaaaatctggagaaaggctgggataagaagaagtttacaacctctgacacagctcaagttgtacaggaaaagaaatcagaagctgcaatctctgacaaagctcatgttgcagaatcacaacaaggaaaattgacctctgacacagctcaagtcaataaggaagcaaagaaagacacagtctctgacaaagctcaagctgtgttcaaaccaacaactactccactggctggatttgcaaaacctactttgatgactgagataagttttgaaaagggctcaattcaaccattttctcatcaaaaggcaggaagagataaaggagggctgggatccaagtatgaaaaatttgatcagagtataggatcaagaccagatgacccctcatctctctgtgctcccaagactggagtattgcaagacaaaatggacaaacttgattcagtccagttggtaaagGATGACAGAGGAAATAATATCCTTAtatacttcatgtctgatggaacagtgtttagagtacttgaagcagatctctatgctaaacactgggaggaattgagatatgtatctcacatatttcaagtgaagaacaagtcaggacaacacatctccaacctgctaaaagaacaaatcagaaggaagatggggattacaggaaacaagaatgctggacctttcattcccaaatatcttaatcataaaggacagctggtggagatgaagaaaaattcagcaaagattgaaacaatagctggaatcagaactcttgcattcaatgaagagtctgataaagcttacaatataaggctggatagagacttgaagaagaacaagatctatgatctcagagctgcaatttatcaaactggagtttcagatccagaattgagagagatcaagagacaaatgattacagtgcttgatgatgctgaaaaagaacttctcagagagtatctaaagacagcaaatggtgtctatgcagctaaggagtaaagtatctgtaagtgttaaaagttttctgttataattagttaaactcagttgcatttgacttaaatgttttgacatcatcaattatctgttaacttgcacataattaatgtatgcacaagttgggggagattgttagatataattgatgattactgctaatgttcttaaagtttgttttagaacaggaatcatcagagtttaagctagaagctgatcagagttaagtaaagtctgacagagtttagtaaagtctgacagagtttgataaagtctgatcagagtttacatagtcaagactcgacagagtttacacgtggaaagagctcagaagcggatatacttcaaggaaggatagatgctgaggagtgatttgctgactatggaaactaaacagaaaactggagcaatctttgattgatagatttattagctgatttataggatatcaaatcagagattgattttgtaactgtgtctatataaacacagattagggttactctatatgagttgagttatcgagtatattgaaaagaaccctagcagctctttgtgatacaatataaatcactgagagagtttttgtaactattaaagctttgtgaatataagagtttattgctttcgatctcttatattgtcttattgtgttacagattgtgatcactatatcattctatatagtgaaaatataggacctaacatatcttattagagaacatagtttgagttgtaatctcTTATTGTTATTCAAAGTTGTATTTGATTAGTCACTAAAGCTAGCGGGGTTCTAAGTATAGAACAAAGGGGGAGTTAGATAGAATTAGTCTTCACAAGGTCTGAGGTGCTAAGGTTCGAGGAACAAGGTGAATTCAAGGAGGGAAGCTCAaggaattcagaggttcaagaacaggtgcacaggggactaaagtgtcgagctgttttctgtctgctcaaggtttcagcaagctgctttaggtgactgggtaaagggagatatattattattctgtaattgttggaattttcagtaatattatattctcttaccaagttggtaagggaccaggacgtagaccattagacataggggtcgaacctggctaaaattgcttgtgtctgatttacatTTCTGCACTTTACTGTTTTGCATAATAGCCTGCTATAATCACACTTGATctgaaaacagtaagctgaaatattcggcaaagtttaaaattgatattgttagctatttacacctattcaccccccctctaggtgtattTACAGACCGCCCCCTGTCTCCACAATTGGCGTGCGGGTCCATCCGTGGGGTCCACTTGTCAGAGTGGGACCCACTTTTCTGGAGTAAATTTCTGTGAGTCCCGCCTTTGTGTAGCCACTTTTGCCGACGTGTACAGTTCTGGtcccaataaaaataataattaattaaaatatttacataataataatacgAAGTGTTACGACATGACGGTCTTATTGTAACACTAGCGTTCTACTACAACACACACGCTTTATATAGTAACTGTAAGTGAACATGTAATGTAACTTTGTTTCATTAGTGTTATGATAGGtccaaaaattatgtatattgtaACACAAAATAGGCGTTACAGTAGAATAGTGTCTTATTTGCCCATCATTGACATACTGTATATAACTTCCACTCTTGGTAGGTATTTTCTCATTTctcttttgaattttttgatgaaattcagctaacatatataaaatcatgaaattttttggatacatatttgacttgtaaaatatcaaGAATATCCATACTCTCGATATATCTTTCTAGCTTCTcaatatatttaagaaaattcTCAATTTCAAGATTTCCACCAATAGTATGAAGATTCAGTTCTTTTCATGAATTTCTTTTTCCTTACTTTCTCCTAGTGGGATTCTGATTATGAATGTCTGTATAGGTTATCACATACATGCAAGAAccttattctttttataatgaCCAAAATCTCTATATTTGTTGAAGCAAAATCCTTCAAATCTATTTTTCGTTTGCTCTAGTTTTTTTGTCCTTCACATATTGTTGACTCTCTATGTCACAAGCCAATAAATCAGGTGAAACCCTTATTCTATTATCATTTGATTGAGATAAAAAATAGTATGAATGAATGTTAATACGtaataaaaatacatgaatCTACCAGACCAAGTTCGAACATGATAGGTCTTGAGAAAAAAGATTAGAGAGTCTCgagatttttttatgttttcaaaGATTGTTTAGAATACATCGTCTATTGTTTATATAAGGACGTAAAAGACTaacatgaattaaaaaaaataattgaagtcaaataatattaaaataacatgATATGTAGTTTTGAGTAAGAACCGAAGATTGTGAGGAAAACTTATTTGCCATGATTATGCGTTAAATCTCAACATGATCATGTCTTCTTTAAATATCTTCTTACTATTCATTGCATTCTCAACATAATTTTTGGACAAAACTTTTTATTCcaagtttttcttcaaaataaagGAGATCTTGTCCAAAATCAGTCCCTTCCACTTGTGAAAAACTTGATATCTAATTTTGAGAACTCATCTTGCATAATtcttgaattaaattttgatgatcCAAATTTTCAATCACATTATAAATATCCAAAGATAGGTTTTGCATGCCTTTAATATGATATTCACCATCACTCCTATCCCCGTCTTCATAGGcattttaaaagtttttttaaatattattttcggATATCCTTGTATTTATCTTCTTCTTTGTAGATATAAAACTTCATCACTCAATATTTCATCTCCTTTTTAGTGTGTTTTTTGTACTCT
Protein-coding regions in this window:
- the LOC135150510 gene encoding uncharacterized protein LOC135150510, producing MSLDDVFGRLKTHELEMEQRSKRHGGKSKSVALKVQEEAAKSKGKAHKRRRRLVAAYEFDDLEPAQDVNPEPIPTTTNEPAQPSPKPARFKRRAHKPKRAKIPESEITDFTIQEEQAPSSSIPDDSSQPLMVDPLQAVPLISPTTSPKATSTASAVDEEIACDAQATTEAGATMSQMSDPKSPISDHGHSTPIPHSPMKIPENAIVHDTAPENYRSDVVDETDKVAVEVLQTLAQTGEEPIKSQSEDKGKSAQDNVEQVADPVPADEKANSDPEDDASSDTDKDENAEVPLTQQKWESTSQFNARKKKDDDDDADDFTKHKRFQAGTGRRVSNSDSSKPKQSSKSVPVPTHNVTSGSKQRPLAGSDQPMTDEELANV